From Spirochaeta lutea, one genomic window encodes:
- a CDS encoding methyl-accepting chemotaxis protein, producing the protein MSITQKISALVGGTLAAVILIILGYGAANRPVEQIREERRILDTLVVAMTALDLAGSRLFLDIYIDSIPPLEQALADLDSVFQEIKTVSAIPEISEDTRNAHQGIVNLYDQFFRDAGTSLLEAARDLEQVVRDSFVSQASIPVLTWFENVGADLEPSTRNVARVRLSLFGLRRRYSELSSALSLGRQVSTRQFAVIDQAILEVNRRAQTLAIGGLGAAFLGIALAALGTARRLTRPLRVIEGGVNRIAQGDLTVQVEVSSRDEIGRLGDNMSRLLTSLRGSLGSIREISRRSKALEEQLNHSLVQASSSSVEIEANIQSIASQMARLDDVSRVTDESSREVDQAVQAAAQSVTRQRDLHTTAVQTLRDILDLVGQISDHVQATWDASLELVAASRQGQAVFADLQEKLSDITVSAVSVREMVGIVGDIAERTNLLAMNAAIEAARAGESGRGFGVVAGEIRRLAQASEQSTQGIDATVNRIVQRIQEADAAGGQTGLVFTQIFQGISRVSQAAESSRNQLREVDESGKAVLESVEELERHSLRTARQTETVQEGMGVLSQQISRITRVSSEVHSSVDEISTGLAGMVQVFRESEQVSKTMGELGTRLYRSVEFFRIGATE; encoded by the coding sequence ATGTCAATTACGCAAAAAATCAGCGCCCTGGTGGGCGGAACCCTGGCAGCGGTCATTCTAATAATCTTGGGGTACGGTGCTGCCAACCGGCCGGTGGAGCAGATCCGGGAAGAGCGCCGCATCTTGGATACTCTGGTTGTCGCCATGACTGCCCTGGATCTGGCCGGGAGCCGTCTATTTTTGGATATCTACATAGACAGCATTCCCCCCCTGGAACAAGCCCTGGCGGATCTGGACTCGGTGTTCCAGGAGATCAAGACCGTGTCTGCCATACCCGAGATCAGCGAGGATACCAGGAATGCACATCAGGGGATTGTAAACCTCTACGATCAGTTCTTCCGGGATGCCGGAACCTCCCTTTTGGAAGCAGCCCGGGATTTGGAACAGGTTGTCAGGGATAGTTTTGTGTCTCAGGCCAGTATTCCGGTACTGACCTGGTTTGAGAACGTAGGAGCGGATCTGGAACCATCCACCAGGAATGTGGCGAGGGTGAGGCTCTCCCTCTTCGGTCTACGGCGCCGTTACAGCGAACTCTCCTCAGCCCTCAGCCTGGGACGCCAGGTAAGCACCCGGCAGTTTGCTGTCATTGATCAGGCCATCCTTGAGGTGAACCGCCGAGCGCAAACTCTGGCCATAGGCGGGCTGGGGGCGGCGTTCTTGGGTATTGCCCTGGCCGCCCTGGGAACGGCTCGGCGTCTAACCCGGCCGCTCCGGGTCATTGAAGGAGGGGTGAACCGGATCGCTCAGGGGGATTTGACGGTCCAGGTTGAGGTGTCATCCCGGGATGAAATCGGACGCCTGGGGGATAATATGTCCAGGCTGCTTACCTCTCTCAGGGGATCCTTGGGGTCGATCCGGGAAATCTCCCGGCGGAGCAAGGCCCTGGAGGAGCAGCTGAACCATTCTCTGGTCCAGGCGTCCTCCAGCTCGGTGGAGATTGAGGCGAATATCCAGTCCATTGCCTCCCAAATGGCCCGTTTGGATGATGTATCCCGGGTAACCGATGAGAGCTCCCGGGAGGTTGATCAGGCTGTCCAGGCTGCCGCCCAGTCCGTAACCCGCCAGCGGGACCTGCATACCACTGCTGTTCAAACCCTCCGGGATATCCTTGATCTGGTTGGACAGATCTCAGACCACGTCCAGGCCACCTGGGATGCCTCCTTGGAACTCGTGGCCGCCTCCCGTCAGGGTCAGGCTGTGTTTGCCGACCTTCAAGAAAAACTCTCGGACATTACCGTTTCGGCTGTCAGCGTTCGCGAGATGGTAGGGATAGTCGGTGATATTGCCGAGAGGACCAATCTTCTGGCCATGAACGCCGCCATTGAAGCGGCCAGGGCGGGGGAATCGGGTCGGGGATTCGGGGTGGTCGCCGGAGAAATTCGACGGCTCGCTCAGGCCTCGGAACAGAGCACCCAGGGGATAGATGCCACGGTGAACCGGATTGTTCAGCGGATCCAGGAAGCAGACGCGGCGGGTGGCCAGACGGGCTTGGTATTTACCCAGATTTTTCAGGGGATCTCACGGGTTTCCCAGGCAGCGGAATCCAGCAGGAACCAGCTACGGGAGGTGGATGAAAGCGGGAAGGCGGTTTTGGAATCGGTGGAGGAATTGGAACGGCATTCCCTTCGGACCGCAAGGCAAACAGAAACGGTTCAGGAAGGAATGGGGGTGCTTTCCCAGCAGATTTCCCGGATTACCCGGGTAAGCAGCGAGGTTCATTCCAGTGTGGATGAGATTAGTACCGGCCTGGCCGGGATGGTCCAGGTCTTCCGGGAATCCGAACAGGTTTCCAAGACCATGGGTGAGCTGGGAACCCGGCTTTACCGGAGTGTGGAGTTCTTCCGTATTGGGGCAACGGAATAA
- a CDS encoding glycoside hydrolase family 16 protein encodes MTMKTQSVPKRANRVTTAGWLILGLMGIVVLAGGLTSCASTPQAQVEDPDSWQLVWSDEFEYTGSPDPEKWFHEVLPPGAYNRELQAYTNKEANSRVEDGKLIIQAHPIPGTQRGYTSARITTRISHHMYLGRIEVRAKLPDALGSWPAIWMLPVSTVGRTGWPHSGEIDIMEHVGYETGVVHSSVHTSKYNWPNGNHHTATIDVPEVAQAFHTYAMEWTEDYLDFFVDDQLITRYENEGSGWEAWPFDVPFYLILNVAVGGEWGGAQGVNRNDYPDQMEVEWVRIFARR; translated from the coding sequence ATGACTATGAAAACACAGAGTGTTCCCAAGCGGGCCAACCGGGTTACTACAGCGGGTTGGCTGATCCTAGGACTGATGGGGATCGTTGTTCTGGCCGGGGGTCTTACCTCCTGCGCCAGCACACCCCAAGCCCAGGTGGAGGACCCCGACTCCTGGCAGTTGGTGTGGAGCGACGAGTTTGAATACACCGGTTCGCCGGATCCGGAGAAGTGGTTCCATGAGGTGCTGCCCCCCGGGGCCTATAACCGTGAGCTCCAGGCCTACACGAATAAAGAGGCTAATTCCAGGGTGGAGGACGGCAAGCTGATCATTCAGGCCCATCCCATTCCCGGAACCCAGCGGGGCTATACCAGCGCCAGAATAACCACCCGGATCAGCCACCACATGTATCTGGGCCGGATCGAGGTCAGGGCGAAGCTGCCCGATGCCCTGGGAAGCTGGCCTGCAATCTGGATGCTTCCGGTCAGTACTGTAGGCCGGACGGGCTGGCCCCACAGCGGGGAGATTGACATTATGGAGCACGTGGGATATGAAACGGGAGTTGTCCACTCTTCTGTGCATACCTCAAAATATAACTGGCCCAACGGCAACCACCATACCGCCACCATCGATGTTCCCGAGGTTGCCCAGGCCTTTCATACCTATGCCATGGAATGGACCGAGGACTACCTGGATTTCTTTGTAGATGATCAACTGATTACCCGGTATGAGAACGAGGGAAGCGGCTGGGAGGCCTGGCCCTTCGATGTACCCTTCTATTTGATCCTCAATGTTGCCGTGGGCGGTGAGTGGGGTGGTGCTCAGGGGGTTAACCGGAACGACTACCCCGACCAGATGGAGGTGGAGTGGGTGAGGATTTTCGCCCGCCGATAA
- a CDS encoding methyl-accepting chemotaxis protein, with protein sequence MSIRLRLTLTIAMLSALLTGALLGVSIFTGQRTRAIEAELPVIQGMGSQALGFSLEVIRLPTEKFIYRLSEYRRSRDRLVESVENLETLEVVPRLTGENQERLQTLIRQRDTMLRRLRDTDRSIANTEGYIQGTSFVSYLRLIDTTIEGAAVIPPGIRSAAAQAIEDLSALATMLSSFVSGLSSLEQEVQVQRGRIIVQNQVITYLFAGIFFVFLTLAGFLLANPLAKGITYLESRVSQVSQGDLTADFSLNRRDELGNLARHMSLFLSGLVGTMAAMKEVTSQAALAANETSRAMALGVTGFEEIQGSIQNLETQSKRIAELSCTAEDQFSAFLDIQKSFQDTILNQTAAIEEVSASFEQMGSQVQKVQRRVQTSTELMDTLTSTADTGSRLNDDTLQAIQEVELDAQRIEEFLGVIRNIAEQTNLLAMNAAIEAAHAGEAGRGFAVVAEEIRKLADNSQEQAELIDTVTRTIRQRSRDAAAKAGDNHHQFLQIVEQIGTLNTTNTQIDQGVAEFTQGTGEIQSALQNINRSAQDIRDKVTGILQEGQANLQSLTEIRSVSTEFLGFLGGIENRTTELFGVLRDLDRRQKDVQGSADTLSSQLAGFTLPGEVPAASPGEGRSPEEQFEAFQEKEV encoded by the coding sequence ATGTCCATTCGCCTCCGTCTGACCCTGACCATCGCTATGCTATCCGCTCTGCTTACCGGCGCCCTCCTGGGCGTCAGTATTTTTACCGGCCAGAGGACCCGGGCCATTGAGGCCGAGCTGCCGGTGATTCAGGGGATGGGATCCCAGGCCTTGGGATTCAGTCTTGAGGTGATTCGACTGCCCACCGAAAAGTTCATCTATCGGCTTTCCGAATACCGCCGCAGCCGGGACCGTCTGGTTGAGTCGGTGGAAAACCTTGAGACCCTGGAGGTTGTTCCCCGGCTGACCGGCGAGAACCAGGAAAGGCTTCAAACCCTGATCCGCCAGCGGGATACCATGCTGCGCCGGCTGCGGGATACCGACCGGAGCATCGCTAATACCGAGGGGTACATCCAGGGAACCAGCTTTGTCAGCTACCTGCGCCTCATTGATACCACCATCGAGGGCGCGGCGGTTATTCCTCCGGGCATCCGCTCCGCCGCCGCCCAGGCCATCGAAGACCTTTCGGCCCTGGCCACCATGCTCTCCTCCTTTGTCTCCGGGCTTTCCAGCCTGGAGCAGGAGGTCCAGGTTCAGCGGGGGAGAATTATCGTTCAAAATCAGGTGATCACCTACCTCTTCGCGGGGATTTTCTTTGTATTCCTTACCCTGGCCGGATTCCTCCTGGCCAATCCCCTGGCAAAGGGTATTACCTATCTGGAGTCCCGGGTTTCCCAGGTTAGCCAGGGTGATTTGACTGCGGATTTCTCCCTGAACCGCAGGGATGAACTGGGAAATCTCGCCAGGCACATGAGCCTGTTCCTCTCCGGACTCGTAGGGACCATGGCCGCCATGAAGGAGGTCACCTCCCAGGCAGCCCTGGCAGCCAATGAAACCAGCCGGGCCATGGCCCTGGGGGTAACGGGATTCGAGGAGATTCAGGGTAGTATCCAGAATCTCGAGACCCAGTCGAAACGGATTGCCGAGCTCAGCTGCACCGCCGAAGATCAGTTTTCAGCCTTTTTAGACATCCAAAAAAGCTTTCAGGACACCATTCTGAACCAAACCGCCGCTATTGAAGAGGTTTCGGCCTCCTTCGAGCAGATGGGCAGTCAGGTGCAAAAGGTGCAGCGCCGGGTTCAAACCAGTACCGAGCTCATGGATACCCTCACCTCCACGGCGGATACCGGAAGCCGGCTCAACGATGATACCCTCCAGGCCATCCAGGAGGTCGAGCTGGACGCCCAGAGAATTGAAGAATTCCTTGGGGTTATCCGGAATATTGCCGAGCAGACCAATCTCCTGGCCATGAACGCCGCCATCGAGGCAGCCCATGCCGGAGAGGCAGGACGCGGGTTTGCCGTAGTAGCCGAGGAAATCCGTAAACTGGCGGACAACTCCCAGGAGCAGGCCGAACTCATCGATACGGTTACCCGTACCATCCGCCAGCGGTCCCGGGATGCAGCCGCCAAGGCCGGGGACAATCACCACCAGTTCCTGCAGATCGTTGAGCAGATCGGCACCCTGAATACCACCAATACCCAGATAGACCAGGGGGTTGCAGAGTTTACCCAGGGCACCGGGGAGATCCAGTCCGCCCTTCAGAACATCAACCGTTCCGCCCAGGATATCCGGGACAAGGTAACCGGTATTCTCCAGGAGGGGCAGGCAAATCTTCAATCCCTTACGGAAATCCGGTCGGTGAGCACCGAGTTTCTCGGATTCCTGGGCGGAATCGAAAACCGGACCACCGAGCTCTTCGGGGTGCTCCGGGACCTGGACCGGCGGCAGAAGGATGTCCAAGGATCGGCTGATACCCTCTCCAGCCAGCTCGCCGGCTTTACCCTGCCCGGCGAGGTACCAGCAGCGTCCCCTGGAGAGGGTAGGAGTCCTGAAGAGCAATTTGAAGCATTTCAAGAGAAAGAGGTATGA
- a CDS encoding sugar phosphate isomerase/epimerase family protein: MITIGMRAHDLGTMNLAQLSSALHASGVGCIQLALSKALADFPYRPGTLSPGFAQTVRSALAARGVSIAVLGSYVNLIHPDPETRNQHLQRFAEHLQFSRDFGCSIVGTETGHKSSDGSPHPATQSAESFAELLSSAEFLAARAAQAGVFAALEPVADKHPLSTIERTAKLLTTLDHPNLKIIFDPVNLIPSQGIGDQTDFLTSAFQAFGEQMVCIHAKDFRIHRGQKIGTLPAGTGELDYPLLMKLIKTHKPGIHVLLENTSPESLPQAKAFLESFS; encoded by the coding sequence ATGATTACCATCGGTATGCGGGCCCACGACCTGGGCACCATGAACCTTGCCCAGCTGAGTTCCGCCCTTCACGCCTCCGGGGTGGGTTGTATCCAATTAGCCCTCAGTAAGGCGCTTGCGGACTTTCCCTACAGACCCGGAACCCTCAGTCCGGGGTTCGCCCAGACGGTCCGGTCCGCCCTCGCCGCCCGGGGGGTCTCCATCGCCGTCCTGGGGTCCTACGTGAACCTCATTCACCCCGATCCAGAAACCAGGAACCAGCATCTCCAACGGTTTGCCGAGCATCTCCAATTTTCCCGGGACTTCGGGTGTTCCATCGTCGGCACAGAAACGGGGCATAAAAGCAGCGACGGAAGCCCTCACCCGGCCACCCAAAGCGCCGAATCCTTTGCAGAATTGCTTTCATCGGCAGAATTTCTTGCCGCCCGGGCTGCCCAGGCCGGCGTTTTTGCAGCCCTGGAGCCCGTGGCAGATAAACACCCCCTCTCCACCATTGAGAGAACGGCCAAACTCCTAACAACCCTGGATCACCCGAACCTGAAAATAATATTCGACCCGGTAAACCTCATTCCCTCCCAGGGAATCGGCGACCAGACGGATTTTCTCACCTCCGCCTTTCAGGCCTTCGGAGAGCAGATGGTCTGTATCCACGCCAAGGACTTCCGGATCCACCGGGGTCAAAAAATCGGGACCCTCCCGGCCGGTACAGGAGAACTGGATTATCCCCTGCTCATGAAGCTCATCAAGACCCATAAACCGGGCATCCATGTGCTCCTGGAGAACACCAGCCCCGAGTCTCTGCCCCAAGCAAAGGCATTCCTAGAGTCATTCTCATAG
- a CDS encoding cupin domain-containing protein, whose translation MIQQHPIQAQGYLPLIDFQTWRVAVLTDCQDLEVQNLKTMQRHDQTDEVFVLLEGRCILFESEGPGQAVQALNMEPLVAYNVKRGTYHTHTLSPGSRVLIVENQDTGDHNSPLITMTADQRAEIAGLTAELWG comes from the coding sequence ATGATCCAACAGCATCCCATACAGGCCCAGGGCTACCTGCCCCTCATCGATTTCCAGACCTGGCGGGTGGCTGTTCTTACAGACTGCCAGGACCTGGAGGTGCAGAACCTCAAGACCATGCAGCGTCACGACCAGACCGACGAGGTTTTTGTGCTCTTGGAGGGTCGCTGCATCCTCTTTGAATCCGAAGGACCCGGACAGGCCGTCCAGGCCCTGAATATGGAGCCCTTAGTGGCCTACAATGTGAAGCGCGGGACCTACCACACCCACACCCTGAGTCCAGGCAGCAGGGTGCTGATCGTGGAGAATCAGGACACCGGGGACCACAACAGTCCGCTAATTACCATGACGGCCGACCAGCGCGCCGAGATCGCCGGGCTTACCGCTGAGCTTTGGGGGTAA